One window of the Desulfovibrio sp. genome contains the following:
- a CDS encoding molybdopterin-dependent aldehyde oxidoreductase has translation METKTLVINGIPRRLLVKPEDMLVDVLRDQLQLTSVKVGCGKGQCGACSVILDGKVVRACVVKMNRVAENAAVTTLEGVGTPANLHPLQHSWIFHGAAQCGFCTPGFIVSAKALLDSNPNPSREDVRDWFQKNHNVCRCTGYKPLVDAVMDAAALMRGEKSLDDVTFKMPADGRIWGSTIPRPTAVAKVTGTAEFGADAAHRLPANTLHLALAQAKVSHALIKGIDTSEAEKMPGVYKVLTHKDVKGRNRITGLITFPTNKGDGWERPILNDTKIFQYGDALAIVCADSECNARAAAEKVKFDLELLPEYMSAPEAMAPDAIEIHPGTPNIYYEQLEEKGADTAPFFNDSANVVAEGSYYTQRQPHLPIEPDVGYGYINDKGQVVIHSKSVAIHLHALMIAPGLGLEFPKDLVVVQNTTGGTFGYKFSPTMEALVGVAVMATGRPCHLRYNYEQQQSYTGKRSPFWTTVRYAANKQGKILAMETDWSVDHGPYSEFGDLLTLRGAQYIGAGYGIANIRGKGRTVATNHCWGAAFRGYGAPETEFPSEVLMDELAEKLGMDPFEIRALNCYREGDTNPSGQTPEVMSLPEMFEKMRPYYEESKKAVKARSTAEVKRGVGIALGVYGAGLDGPDTSEAWAELNPDGSVTIGNSWEDHGQGADSGTLGTAHEALRPLGIKPESIHLVMNDTSKTPNSGPAGGSRSQVVTGNATRVACEMLIEGMRKPSGGFFTYEEMKAEGRPVHYDGKWSAPAKDCDLKGQGEPFACYMYGLFLAEVAVEVATGKTTVEKLVCVADIGTLCNKLVVDGQIYGGMAQGVGLALTEDYEDLKKHSTLAGAGVPTIKMIPDNMEIVYVQTPRKAGPFGASGVGEMPLTAPHPAIINAIYNACGARVRHLPARPEKVLEAMPK, from the coding sequence ATGGAAACAAAAACCCTTGTGATTAACGGCATCCCCCGGCGTTTGCTGGTTAAACCTGAAGATATGCTGGTGGACGTGTTGCGTGATCAGTTGCAGCTCACCAGTGTCAAGGTTGGTTGCGGCAAAGGCCAGTGTGGCGCCTGCTCTGTTATTCTTGACGGTAAAGTTGTACGCGCCTGCGTTGTCAAAATGAATCGCGTGGCGGAAAACGCCGCCGTTACAACCCTTGAGGGCGTAGGTACGCCCGCCAATCTGCACCCCCTGCAGCACTCCTGGATATTCCACGGTGCGGCCCAGTGCGGTTTCTGTACCCCCGGTTTCATCGTTTCGGCCAAGGCCCTGCTTGATTCCAATCCCAATCCCAGTCGCGAGGACGTGCGCGACTGGTTCCAGAAAAACCACAACGTATGCCGCTGCACGGGCTACAAGCCTCTGGTGGATGCCGTTATGGACGCCGCCGCCCTTATGCGCGGCGAAAAATCTCTGGACGACGTGACCTTCAAGATGCCTGCCGATGGCCGCATCTGGGGTTCCACCATTCCTCGTCCCACTGCCGTTGCCAAGGTGACCGGCACCGCCGAATTCGGCGCGGACGCGGCGCATCGCCTGCCCGCCAACACCCTGCATCTGGCCCTGGCCCAAGCCAAGGTATCGCACGCCCTTATCAAGGGCATTGACACCTCTGAAGCCGAAAAAATGCCCGGTGTCTACAAGGTGCTCACCCATAAGGACGTGAAGGGCAGAAACCGCATCACCGGTCTCATCACCTTCCCCACCAACAAGGGTGACGGCTGGGAACGCCCCATCCTTAACGACACCAAGATATTCCAGTACGGCGACGCCCTTGCCATAGTGTGCGCCGATTCTGAATGCAACGCCCGCGCCGCCGCCGAAAAGGTCAAGTTTGACCTCGAGCTGCTGCCCGAATACATGAGCGCCCCCGAAGCCATGGCTCCGGACGCCATCGAAATCCACCCCGGTACCCCCAATATTTACTATGAACAGCTTGAAGAAAAAGGCGCGGATACCGCTCCCTTCTTCAATGATTCCGCCAATGTGGTTGCCGAGGGCAGCTACTACACCCAGCGCCAGCCCCACCTGCCCATCGAACCCGATGTGGGCTATGGCTACATCAATGACAAGGGTCAGGTGGTCATCCACTCCAAGTCTGTGGCCATCCACCTGCACGCGTTGATGATCGCCCCCGGCCTTGGCCTGGAATTCCCCAAGGATCTGGTCGTGGTGCAGAACACCACCGGCGGCACCTTTGGCTACAAGTTCAGCCCCACCATGGAAGCCCTTGTGGGCGTGGCCGTCATGGCCACCGGCCGTCCCTGCCACCTGCGCTACAACTATGAACAGCAGCAGAGCTACACCGGCAAGCGCTCGCCCTTCTGGACAACCGTTCGCTACGCCGCCAACAAGCAGGGCAAGATTCTTGCCATGGAAACGGACTGGAGCGTTGACCACGGCCCCTATTCCGAATTCGGCGATCTGCTCACCCTGCGCGGCGCACAGTACATTGGCGCTGGCTACGGCATTGCCAATATTCGCGGCAAGGGCCGTACCGTTGCCACCAACCACTGCTGGGGCGCCGCTTTCCGTGGTTACGGCGCGCCGGAAACGGAATTCCCCTCTGAAGTGCTCATGGACGAGCTCGCCGAAAAGCTCGGCATGGATCCCTTTGAAATCCGCGCGCTGAACTGCTACCGCGAGGGCGATACCAACCCCTCGGGCCAGACTCCTGAAGTCATGAGCCTGCCCGAAATGTTTGAAAAAATGCGCCCCTATTACGAAGAATCCAAAAAGGCCGTCAAAGCCCGCTCCACCGCCGAAGTTAAACGCGGCGTGGGCATTGCCCTTGGCGTGTACGGCGCTGGCCTTGATGGGCCGGATACCTCCGAGGCCTGGGCGGAACTGAACCCCGACGGCAGCGTCACCATCGGCAACTCGTGGGAAGACCACGGTCAGGGCGCTGATTCCGGTACTCTGGGCACCGCGCACGAAGCCCTGCGTCCCCTGGGCATCAAGCCCGAAAGCATCCATCTGGTCATGAACGACACCAGCAAGACCCCCAATTCCGGTCCTGCGGGCGGCTCGCGTTCACAGGTGGTTACGGGTAACGCCACCCGTGTGGCCTGCGAAATGCTGATTGAAGGCATGCGCAAGCCCAGCGGCGGTTTCTTTACCTATGAAGAAATGAAGGCCGAAGGCCGCCCCGTGCACTACGACGGCAAGTGGTCTGCCCCGGCCAAGGATTGCGACCTCAAGGGCCAGGGCGAACCTTTTGCCTGCTACATGTACGGCCTGTTCCTGGCCGAAGTGGCCGTGGAAGTGGCCACCGGCAAGACCACCGTTGAAAAGCTCGTGTGCGTGGCCGACATCGGCACCCTGTGCAACAAGCTGGTGGTCGACGGCCAGATCTACGGCGGTATGGCGCAGGGCGTGGGTCTTGCCCTTACCGAAGACTACGAAGACCTCAAGAAGCACAGCACCCTTGCTGGCGCGGGCGTGCCTACCATCAAGATGATTCCCGACAACATGGAAATCGTCTATGTGCAGACCCCCCGCAAGGCTGGTCCCTTCGGTGCTTCCGGCGTGGGCGAGATGCCCCTCACCGCGCCGCACCCCGCCATCATCAACGCCATCTACAATGCCTGCGGCGCGCGCGTGCGTCATCTGCCCGCCCGTCCCGAAAAGGTGTTGGAGGCCATGCCCAAGTAG
- a CDS encoding molybdopterin-binding protein yields the protein MKTIRVHDAVGSILCHDITRIVPGESKGPVFRKGHVVRQEDVEVLLQVGKEHLYVFESLPGMVHENDAAARIIAAVAGGNLVHTDPKEGRIDLQAACDGLLRIDVPVLNRINSLGEISVATIHTMQHVTKGRSVAGARVVPLMIEDEKLRQLEAFVSGPVIEVLPLRRAKVGVVTTGSEVFYGRIQDAFGPVLRKKFMALGSTVVGQTLTSDEVPMTAGAIRDFLEQGADLIVVTGGMSVDPDDRTPTAIRASGAEVASYGAPVYPGAMFLLAYAEGAAGRVPVLGLPGCVMYHKASIFDLIVPRLLAGIEVSAADVAALGHGGFCSQCEVCRYPICPFGK from the coding sequence ATGAAAACCATCCGTGTTCATGACGCCGTGGGTAGTATTTTGTGCCACGACATCACCAGAATTGTGCCAGGTGAAAGCAAAGGACCAGTTTTTCGCAAAGGCCATGTGGTGCGGCAGGAAGATGTTGAGGTGCTTTTACAGGTCGGAAAAGAGCATCTTTACGTTTTTGAATCCCTGCCCGGCATGGTGCACGAAAATGACGCCGCCGCGCGCATAATTGCCGCCGTTGCTGGTGGTAACCTTGTGCACACTGACCCCAAGGAAGGCCGCATCGATCTGCAGGCCGCCTGTGATGGGCTGTTGCGCATTGATGTGCCGGTACTCAACCGCATCAACAGCCTTGGCGAAATATCTGTCGCAACCATCCACACCATGCAACATGTCACCAAGGGCCGTTCTGTTGCAGGGGCTCGTGTTGTGCCGCTGATGATTGAAGACGAAAAACTGCGTCAGCTTGAGGCGTTTGTGAGCGGGCCGGTCATAGAAGTGTTGCCGCTACGCCGCGCCAAGGTTGGTGTGGTCACTACCGGCAGCGAGGTTTTTTATGGTCGTATACAGGATGCTTTTGGCCCTGTACTGCGCAAAAAATTTATGGCTCTGGGCAGCACGGTGGTGGGGCAAACCCTCACCAGCGACGAAGTGCCCATGACAGCCGGGGCAATCAGGGATTTTCTGGAGCAAGGAGCTGATCTTATTGTGGTTACGGGCGGCATGTCTGTAGATCCCGACGACCGCACGCCCACAGCCATCCGCGCTTCCGGTGCAGAAGTGGCAAGTTACGGCGCGCCGGTCTACCCTGGGGCCATGTTTCTTCTGGCATATGCCGAGGGCGCTGCTGGGCGGGTTCCCGTACTGGGGCTGCCCGGCTGCGTCATGTACCACAAGGCCAGCATCTTTGACCTGATCGTGCCGCGCCTTTTGGCGGGCATAGAGGTAAGTGCGGCCGATGTGGCGGCATTGGGGCACGGCGGTTTTTGCTCGCAGTGCGAAGTATGCCGTTACCCCATTTGTCCCTTTGGCAAGTAG
- a CDS encoding DVU3141 family protein encodes MQTLSAYLPLGQARLALSGLALFATLLLGGCGFGGSPAQPETPPGPVTGFMIASNVGETATVDDPDFGKGVRVSLDELFTSAKGEDCKRGTVLAGQREAEVIVICRDATGRWNMAPRVWGQGLSQ; translated from the coding sequence ATGCAAACGCTTTCAGCATACTTGCCACTGGGCCAAGCCCGGCTTGCACTTTCCGGACTGGCGCTTTTTGCCACCCTGCTGCTCGGCGGGTGCGGCTTTGGCGGATCGCCTGCCCAGCCAGAAACGCCCCCCGGCCCGGTTACGGGATTCATGATTGCTTCCAACGTGGGCGAAACCGCTACTGTTGACGACCCAGATTTTGGCAAGGGCGTGCGCGTGAGCCTCGATGAACTTTTTACCTCGGCCAAGGGCGAAGACTGCAAACGCGGCACGGTGCTTGCGGGTCAGCGTGAGGCAGAGGTTATTGTCATCTGCCGCGATGCCACGGGCCGCTGGAACATGGCCCCACGCGTGTGGGGACAGGGCCTCTCGCAATAA
- a CDS encoding SLBB domain-containing protein, whose protein sequence is MALAIPPANRATGLVTEPKGNCLFVEPFLGAMQARTHCIITTMSHRTFFAFLLVFLALSCTAKAEDAPQPYAANLFQGNFSQSKDAAKDAKDTSIIAPGDRVVLRLWGGNLKVDSTLIVAADGHLDVPEVGAIPVAGLGYDKLTEALRSKLAANGHSDAQIYAAPLDARPVAIFVTGGVAKPGRYTGTPGDPLLSFLDKAGGLDPVRGSYRDIRLMRDGKAVANLDLYPFARKGVLPAVRVQEGDTLVVGDKGPTVTAIGAVRTPAKFEFPKGKSSGAALIELAEPQNSASHIALTGTRNGAPYSTYLPLKELRNLMLEDGDQVQFIADAPGNTMMVEVQGAVRGASRFPVRRGARLQEVKNFIAVEPGRANLQAMYIKRKSVAARQKKAIADSLRRLEETALTASSASSDEASIRAKEAEMVSKFVERAKTVEPEGVVVLDGGPDKADLALEDGDIIVIPPKSDVVLVSGEVMMPQAMLWGKKKDVDDYIKGAGGYTNRADHDKVLVLHQNGSVSQDGDKILPGDQVMILPRVESKNMQAVKDITQVIMQVVVSARLLLGMPSL, encoded by the coding sequence ATGGCGCTGGCCATTCCACCCGCGAACCGCGCCACAGGGCTGGTCACGGAACCCAAGGGCAACTGCCTGTTTGTGGAACCATTTCTGGGGGCCATGCAAGCCCGAACCCATTGCATCATCACTACCATGTCGCACAGAACATTTTTTGCTTTTCTGCTGGTATTTCTGGCCTTGTCGTGTACAGCCAAGGCCGAGGACGCTCCGCAACCCTATGCAGCCAACCTTTTTCAGGGCAATTTTTCGCAAAGCAAGGACGCGGCCAAAGACGCCAAGGATACCTCCATCATCGCCCCTGGCGACAGGGTGGTATTGCGTCTTTGGGGCGGCAACCTCAAGGTTGACAGCACCCTTATCGTAGCCGCCGACGGCCATCTTGACGTGCCCGAGGTGGGCGCTATTCCCGTTGCTGGGCTTGGCTACGACAAGCTGACAGAAGCCCTGCGCAGCAAACTGGCCGCCAATGGTCACTCTGACGCGCAGATCTACGCAGCCCCACTCGATGCCCGCCCTGTGGCCATTTTTGTGACCGGCGGCGTGGCCAAGCCGGGGCGCTACACTGGCACGCCCGGCGACCCCCTGCTGAGCTTTCTTGACAAGGCGGGCGGGCTCGACCCGGTGCGAGGCAGCTACCGTGACATTCGCCTTATGCGCGACGGCAAGGCCGTAGCCAACCTCGACCTCTACCCCTTTGCCCGCAAGGGCGTATTGCCAGCCGTGCGCGTACAGGAAGGCGACACTCTGGTGGTAGGCGACAAAGGCCCCACGGTTACCGCCATCGGTGCAGTGCGCACCCCGGCCAAGTTTGAATTCCCCAAGGGCAAATCTTCTGGTGCGGCCCTGATTGAACTGGCCGAGCCGCAAAACAGCGCCTCGCACATTGCCCTTACGGGCACGCGCAATGGCGCGCCCTACAGCACCTATCTGCCGCTCAAGGAACTGCGCAACCTCATGCTGGAAGACGGCGATCAGGTACAGTTTATTGCCGATGCGCCCGGCAACACCATGATGGTTGAAGTGCAGGGTGCTGTGCGCGGCGCCTCGCGCTTTCCCGTGCGGCGCGGCGCCCGCCTGCAGGAAGTAAAGAACTTCATTGCGGTTGAACCGGGCCGCGCCAATCTGCAGGCCATGTACATCAAGCGTAAGAGCGTTGCAGCCCGCCAGAAAAAGGCAATCGCCGATTCGCTGCGCAGGCTTGAGGAAACAGCCCTCACTGCTTCATCTGCCAGCTCGGACGAAGCGTCCATCCGCGCCAAGGAGGCCGAAATGGTCTCCAAGTTTGTGGAGCGCGCCAAAACAGTGGAACCCGAGGGTGTTGTGGTGCTCGATGGTGGCCCGGACAAGGCCGATCTGGCGCTGGAGGACGGCGACATTATTGTTATACCGCCCAAGAGCGACGTAGTGCTCGTGAGTGGCGAGGTCATGATGCCCCAGGCAATGCTGTGGGGCAAAAAGAAGGATGTGGACGACTACATCAAGGGCGCTGGCGGTTACACCAACCGTGCCGACCACGACAAGGTACTGGTGTTGCACCAGAACGGCTCTGTTTCGCAGGACGGAGACAAGATTCTGCCAGGCGATCAGGTTATGATTCTGCCAAGGGTGGAATCCAAAAACATGCAGGCCGTCAAGGATATTACCCAGGTTATCATGCAGGTTGTGGTTTCGGCCCGTCTGCTGCTGGGTATGCCATCCTTGTAA
- a CDS encoding Crp/Fnr family transcriptional regulator yields MERALEASPLFSGMSGHEASLCLACSGASEEQHGKGALIFAESDPPERLYVLLEGTVNVCRESAEGRRAVMARVEAPGDLFGEVHVFLGRPSYGCSVLAETPVRVLGIPARFFYATCEKSCSVHSRMIRNMLGIFAHKAFFLTRRISLLSSGSLRRKIAALLLEHRQPDGNVSLAMNREQMADFLGVTRPSLSRELASMRDEGLLQIEGRAIRVPDPASLNFLCEYFPA; encoded by the coding sequence ATGGAACGCGCATTGGAAGCCTCACCACTGTTTTCGGGCATGAGCGGGCACGAAGCCAGCCTGTGCCTTGCCTGCAGTGGAGCATCTGAAGAACAGCACGGAAAGGGCGCACTGATTTTTGCAGAATCAGACCCCCCGGAAAGGCTCTATGTACTGCTTGAAGGCACGGTTAACGTATGCCGAGAATCGGCGGAAGGCAGACGTGCGGTTATGGCCCGCGTAGAGGCCCCCGGCGATCTTTTTGGTGAGGTGCATGTTTTTTTGGGCCGCCCCAGTTATGGATGCAGCGTGCTGGCTGAAACCCCGGTGCGCGTGCTGGGCATACCGGCGCGGTTCTTTTACGCCACCTGCGAAAAATCGTGTTCTGTGCATTCGCGCATGATACGCAATATGCTGGGCATATTTGCGCACAAGGCTTTTTTTCTCACGCGTCGCATCTCGCTGCTTTCATCTGGCAGCCTGCGGCGCAAGATTGCGGCCCTGCTGCTTGAGCACCGCCAGCCCGACGGCAATGTTTCGCTGGCCATGAACCGCGAGCAGATGGCCGATTTTCTGGGGGTTACCCGCCCCTCCCTGTCACGCGAGCTGGCCTCCATGCGCGATGAAGGCCTGCTACAGATTGAAGGACGCGCCATACGCGTGCCCGACCCCGCCTCCCTGAATTTTCTGTGCGAGTACTTTCCGGCCTAA
- a CDS encoding cupin domain-containing protein encodes MERILKNLDYAAALPLAAQVECQPGQIASKTLIQNASVGITLFAFDANEEISAHTSTGDAMVLVLEGAAEVTISGQSHTVKAGEVIIMPAGQPHAVRAQERFKMLLTVVFSTPKAAA; translated from the coding sequence ATGGAACGCATTCTCAAGAACCTTGATTACGCCGCAGCGCTGCCCCTGGCCGCGCAGGTCGAATGCCAACCCGGCCAGATCGCAAGCAAGACCCTTATCCAAAACGCCTCTGTGGGCATTACCCTGTTTGCCTTTGACGCAAACGAAGAAATCAGCGCCCATACCTCCACGGGCGACGCGATGGTTCTCGTTCTCGAAGGTGCCGCAGAAGTAACCATCAGCGGCCAGTCACATACGGTCAAGGCGGGTGAGGTTATCATTATGCCCGCTGGTCAGCCGCACGCAGTACGCGCGCAAGAGCGCTTCAAGATGCTGCTTACCGTCGTTTTTTCTACCCCCAAGGCCGCCGCTTAG
- the hcp gene encoding hydroxylamine reductase: MFCYQCQETVGNKGCTQIGVCGKKPETAALQDVLVYVTKGLSQVATKLRAKGKTVGHDIDRMVVGNLFCTITNANFDDDMLAERVRKTCAAKKTLIAELGSSDGLADAALWEAADKEAMLAKAATVGILATSDDDVRSLRWLVTFGLKGMAAYAKHADVLGKHDPEVDGFLQEALAKTLDDSLSVADLVGLTLETGSKGVSVMALLDAANTSTYGNPEITKVNIGVGTNPGILISGHDLRDLQMLLEQTEGTGVDVYTHSEMLPAHYYPAFKKFSHFKGNYGNAWWKQKEEFETFNGPILLTTNCLVPPKDSYKDRVYTTGVVGFPGCKHIPGEIGEHKDFSAIIAHAKTCPAPTEIESGEIVGGFAHNQVLALADKVIDAVKSGAIKKFVVMAGCDGRMKGRSYYTEFAEGLPKDTVILTAGCAKYRYNKLPLGDIGGIPRVLDAGQCNDSYSLAVVALKLKEVFGLADINDLPIVYNIAWYEQKAVIVLLALLALGVKNIHLGPTLPAFLSPNVAKVLVEQFGIGGITNPQDDLKAFFG; encoded by the coding sequence ATGTTCTGCTACCAGTGCCAGGAAACCGTAGGCAATAAAGGCTGCACCCAAATAGGTGTGTGCGGCAAGAAGCCTGAGACCGCCGCCCTTCAGGACGTGCTGGTATATGTGACCAAGGGCCTTTCGCAGGTTGCCACCAAGCTGCGCGCCAAGGGCAAGACCGTGGGCCATGACATTGACCGCATGGTTGTGGGCAACCTTTTCTGCACCATCACCAATGCCAACTTTGATGATGACATGCTCGCCGAGCGTGTTCGCAAAACCTGTGCCGCCAAGAAAACCCTGATCGCCGAACTTGGCTCGAGCGATGGCCTGGCCGACGCCGCCCTGTGGGAAGCTGCCGACAAGGAAGCCATGCTCGCCAAGGCTGCCACTGTGGGCATTCTTGCCACCAGCGACGACGACGTGCGCTCCCTGCGCTGGCTCGTTACCTTTGGTCTCAAGGGCATGGCCGCCTATGCCAAACACGCTGATGTGTTGGGTAAGCATGATCCTGAAGTGGACGGTTTTCTGCAGGAAGCCCTTGCCAAAACCCTGGACGACAGCCTCTCCGTGGCCGACCTCGTTGGCCTGACCCTCGAAACGGGCAGCAAGGGCGTGAGCGTCATGGCTCTGCTCGACGCCGCCAACACCAGCACCTACGGCAACCCTGAAATCACCAAGGTCAACATTGGCGTGGGCACCAACCCCGGCATCCTGATTTCTGGTCACGACCTGCGCGACCTGCAGATGCTGCTTGAACAGACCGAAGGCACCGGCGTTGACGTGTACACCCACTCTGAAATGCTGCCCGCCCACTACTACCCTGCCTTCAAGAAGTTCAGTCACTTCAAGGGCAACTATGGCAACGCATGGTGGAAGCAAAAGGAAGAATTTGAAACCTTCAACGGCCCCATCCTGCTGACCACCAACTGCCTTGTGCCGCCCAAAGACAGCTACAAGGACCGCGTGTACACCACGGGCGTGGTTGGCTTCCCCGGCTGCAAGCACATTCCCGGTGAAATCGGCGAACACAAGGATTTCTCGGCCATCATCGCTCATGCCAAGACCTGCCCCGCTCCTACCGAAATTGAAAGCGGCGAAATCGTGGGCGGCTTTGCGCACAATCAGGTTCTGGCCCTTGCTGACAAGGTTATCGACGCCGTGAAGTCTGGCGCCATCAAGAAATTTGTGGTCATGGCCGGTTGCGATGGCCGCATGAAGGGCCGCTCATACTACACCGAATTCGCCGAAGGCCTGCCCAAGGATACGGTTATCCTCACTGCCGGTTGCGCCAAGTACCGCTACAACAAGCTGCCTCTGGGCGACATCGGTGGCATCCCACGCGTGCTCGACGCCGGTCAGTGCAACGACTCCTACTCTCTGGCCGTGGTTGCCCTGAAGCTCAAGGAAGTGTTTGGTCTGGCCGACATCAACGACCTGCCCATCGTGTACAATATTGCCTGGTACGAACAGAAGGCCGTTATCGTGCTGCTGGCCCTGCTTGCCCTGGGTGTAAAGAACATCCACCTCGGACCGACGCTGCCCGCCTTCCTGTCGCCCAATGTGGCCAAGGTGCTGGTGGAACAGTTTGGCATCGGTGGCATCACCAATCCTCAGGACGACCTCAAGGCCTTTTTTGGCTAA
- a CDS encoding outer membrane homotrimeric porin — MKKIATLLLAAGLVFGAATGASAIDFKAKGQWIMSFDYGQNGGFTGGNGRTGFNGGGNRYANEDEFEARQRVRLQLDAVASEALSGTVFFEIGDQTWGRSAQGASLGADGQVVEVKNAYIDWIVPQTDLKFRMGIQGMALPSFTTGSNVFNDDVAGITASYQFNENVGVTALWARPYNDNYTNANDHGGNRTNYLDNMDVFALLVPLTFDGVKVTPWVSYAAIGPNTFRSSNGYFSNVPATSNAYPTAGMIPLGGARHKDGTASTKAMGSYGNAVWAGLTGEVTTFDPFRIAWDFNYGSVSYADTRANRAGWLGSLLFEYKLDWAIPGLYMWYASGDDGNPANGSERMPSISVNNNNNGFSDFAFNGGPMIAREAILGYDMSGTWGIGARLKDMSFIENLKHTVRLNLIGGTNSTTMTRYLAPHNGAYTTFSNSGPNSGIAGANPLYMTTNDTALEIGLSNDYKMYDNFTVSLDAAYIATWLDQSRGVWGTSRMNGRSDQERDPWNVNVRFVYSF; from the coding sequence ATGAAAAAGATCGCTACTCTTCTGTTGGCGGCCGGCTTGGTGTTCGGCGCTGCCACGGGCGCCAGCGCCATCGACTTCAAGGCCAAGGGCCAGTGGATCATGAGCTTCGACTACGGCCAGAACGGTGGTTTCACCGGCGGTAACGGCCGCACTGGCTTCAACGGCGGCGGCAACCGCTACGCCAACGAAGACGAATTCGAAGCGCGTCAGCGCGTTCGTCTGCAGTTGGACGCCGTGGCTTCTGAAGCCCTGTCCGGCACCGTGTTCTTCGAAATCGGCGACCAGACCTGGGGCCGTTCCGCTCAGGGCGCCTCTCTTGGTGCTGACGGTCAGGTCGTGGAAGTGAAGAACGCTTACATCGACTGGATCGTTCCCCAGACCGACCTGAAGTTCCGCATGGGCATTCAGGGCATGGCTCTGCCCAGCTTCACCACCGGCAGCAACGTCTTCAACGACGACGTGGCCGGCATCACCGCCTCCTACCAGTTCAACGAAAACGTTGGCGTGACCGCCCTGTGGGCCCGTCCTTACAACGACAACTACACCAATGCCAACGACCATGGCGGCAACCGCACCAACTACCTGGACAACATGGACGTGTTTGCCCTGCTGGTGCCCCTGACCTTTGACGGCGTGAAAGTGACCCCCTGGGTCAGCTACGCTGCCATCGGACCCAACACCTTCCGTAGCTCCAACGGCTACTTCAGCAACGTGCCTGCCACCAGCAATGCTTACCCCACCGCTGGCATGATTCCCCTTGGTGGCGCCCGTCACAAGGACGGCACCGCCAGCACCAAGGCCATGGGTTCCTACGGCAACGCCGTGTGGGCTGGCCTGACCGGCGAAGTGACCACGTTTGATCCCTTCCGCATCGCGTGGGATTTCAACTACGGTTCCGTTTCCTATGCTGACACCCGCGCCAACCGCGCTGGCTGGCTTGGTTCTTTGCTGTTTGAATACAAGCTTGATTGGGCCATCCCCGGCTTGTACATGTGGTACGCTTCCGGTGACGACGGCAATCCTGCCAACGGCTCCGAACGCATGCCTTCCATCAGCGTGAACAACAACAACAACGGCTTCTCTGATTTCGCCTTCAACGGCGGACCCATGATCGCCCGTGAAGCCATCCTTGGCTACGACATGTCCGGCACCTGGGGCATCGGCGCCCGCTTGAAGGACATGAGCTTCATCGAAAACCTGAAGCACACCGTGCGCCTGAACCTCATCGGCGGTACCAACAGCACCACCATGACCCGTTACCTGGCGCCCCACAACGGTGCGTACACCACCTTCAGCAACTCCGGCCCCAACTCCGGTATTGCTGGCGCCAATCCGCTGTACATGACCACCAACGACACCGCGCTGGAAATTGGTCTGTCCAACGATTACAAGATGTATGACAACTTCACGGTGTCTCTTGACGCCGCCTACATCGCCACCTGGCTTGACCAGTCCCGTGGCGTGTGGGGCACCAGCCGCATGAACGGCCGTAGCGACCAGGAACGTGATCCCTGGAACGTGAACGTCCGTTTCGTGTACTCCTTCTAA